TAGAGACGAATAACATCTCCAGATTTAACATTCTTCAATACATTTTCATCATCAGTAAATTTACCAATCGGGGTCATTTTTTTAGCAGATTCGACATTTCCAACAAAAAAACAAAAACTACCAGTAGAAGGTAAAAATGCTACATCACCTTTTTTAAATTCAGATCTGGCACGTTCAATTCCCGAGTCAACACTAGTTTCAAAATAAACAATACTTTTACCCAATAAATGAGAATTACCCTCTAAAGGCAATGATCTCATAATAGTACCTACAGTTCTAGGAGACAAATGTCGTTTCAAATCACAAGTTAATTTTCTCTTTCCATCAATTTCTAAAATCAATTGTTTTCTGGAGACTGAAGCATTAGACAATTTTAATTTAAAAATGATTAGATTATATAACGTTTTAAGAGAATTTTTGTACTTGTCCAGTGCTGAAGAACCAAAAGTAATTACACCAGAATCTGAAACATTAGAAACAGAAGCAGATCCCAATTTAGGATTAAACAAAGCATTAGACACTTATCGAAAATTAATTGAAAAAAATACAGACAATCCAACAGAACCATTAACAGATAAAGAACAATCAAATCTTGAAAATAGAATTAAAGAAATCGAAGAAAGAGAAGTTGTAGAAAAAATTGAAGATCATGATCCAGTTGAAATTCCTTGTGAAAAGGGCAAAATCACTATTGGACCTCCAACATTAACAAGATTTGAGCAAGCCAGAATCATGGGAGCAAGAGCATTACAATTATCATTAGGAGCACCACCATTTATCGAAATTCCAAAAAATGCAAGAATTTCTTTAGATATTTCAATGGAAGAATTAGAAAAGAAAGTAATTCCAATTACCATTAGAAGAGTTTTGCCAAATGGCGATTATCAAAACATCCCAATTGATTATTTCATATAAAGAACCAATCGTCGATAAAACTTAAAAGAACAAAAAATTTCTGAATGTTGTATAATGCTCATGGAAGACGCAAATGAACCGAAAGGTCAAGAGCAGACCGAAATAAACATTGGAAACGATCCAGTAATGCTCACTGCTGTAGATGTAGTATCAAAACTCATGAATCAAAATAATATTATTTTGAAAGCAAGAGGAAATTCAATTCCAAATGCAGTAGCAGTGGCAAACATAATTACAGAAAAAATGTTAAGAGGCGTTACCAAAATCGAAAAAATTAATTTAGACACATTAGAAAAAGCTGGAATTGGAAAAATGACATCCACAGTTGAAATAATAATTAATAAAATTTAGTAAACGCTACCAGGACCTTTTAGAAGCATGTTTTCACATTCTTTACAAACTTGTTCATCGATATTAGATTCCAAATTGTGATGGATTTCACAAATCAATAAACTGGATTTGATATAATTACACAATCCAATAAATTTTGAAAGACTAGAAGGAGTGTAAGCTAAATCAGAAGCAAGATTTTCACATAATTCATCAATTAATTGTGCAACCTGTTTTTCAGATAATAACTTTGCAATTAAAGATGGATCACCACGAGTTCCTCTAATGTAATTACTAATAGCAGCTTGAGTTACTCCGAGCATTTTAGATATTTCATCTTCTCTAATATCATGTTCTTCAGCCAATTTTTTTGCTAAAATTGCCCTTAATGCAGGAATCAATGTTTTAGATTCAATTTCAGCAGGAAGTAACATTGTTTTTCAACAATGAAGATGTGAATTTAAAGTTTCCAGTAAAAATAAAGAACTTAGAATAGATTAGGCATATCTATTTTAATTTCAAATCATATCCAAATTATTGGAAGATTATTCTAGTAAAATATATCAGATTTTAGAAAAATCTTGTGATTCATCAAAATCCCAACTAATTGCATTATCAGGAGGTTTAGACAGTTCAATTTTGGCAAATTTTATTAAAAAAAGAAAGACACATGGAATTGCAATTATTTCAAAAGATTTTGTTTCTACAGATCTAACATATTGTCAAATAATTTCAAAGGAAACAAACATTCCATTAACAATTTACAATGCAACAACGTCAGAAATTCTGGATGCAGTTGAAAAGACTATTAAAATTTTAAAAAATTTCAATGATATTGAAATTAGAAATAATGTTGTCATGTATTTAGCAATAAAGTGGGCCAAAGAAAATAACTACGAATCAATCATAACAGGAGATGGAGCTGATGAATTATTTGCAGGATACAACTTTCTTGTTAACAAACCTGAAAACGAATTAGATGCAGAAATAAAAAGAGTATGTTCAATAATGCATTTCCCAAGCCAGAAAATAGGCGAACAATTAGGAATAAAAATTGAGTCACCGTTTCTTACAGAAGAATTAATCAAAATTGCAAATGAAATTCCGTCAAATTTGAAAATCAAACAAGAAAAAGAAACAAGGTACGGTAAATGGATTTTACGAAAAACATTTGAAAATCACATACCTTTGCAAATAGTATGGAGAAAAAAATCACCTATGCAAGACGGAGCAGGTACTGTTGGATTAACCAATTTATTTGAATCTATAATTAATGAAGAAAAATTTGTTGAAAAAAAATTAACAGTGAAAAAAGAAGACAACGTAGTGATTAGAAGCAAAGAATCCATGTACTATTATGAAATTTATAAAAAATTATACGGTATTCCAGTAAATGATAAAGCAAGTACTCAGTGTCCTTATTGTAAGCATGAAGTTATGAGTTCAAAATTTTGTAGAATGTGCGGAGCTTTTCCAATCTAAACATTATTTTTGTACTTTCGTGGTTTTTTTATGAATATTTTTCTACATCCATTACAACAAAAGTAGAAATTTTTTCCATTATGATCATGGATTAAAGCTATATCTTCATCTAATTCAATTCCACATACAGGATCAACTGGCACAAATTTTTTAATTTTTAATTTCTATTTATAGATTCAGTAATGCAAATCAACAATGTTTGAATTATGAATTCATAGATAAAACAAATTTTAGAAAAATATAGTAATGAAGACTGTCAAGAAGTTAATTTTTTAACCAACGCTACAAAATCTTCATTGGATAAAGGAGGAATTTTCATTATTTCTAAATTTTCTGAAACATGTTCTGCAGATTTTTGACCTACTAGTGGAGCCAATACCCCAGGGGATGACCGAATAAATTGTAAGGCACGAAGTGATGATTTCAAATCACTAAACTCGGGCATTACGCCAGGAGATAATAATCGACCTTGCATAAATGGAACACTTGTAAAAACTCCAATTCCAAGAGTTACTGCAGACTCCAAAATCGAGACAGGTTTATTTCCAATTATTTGATTTTTCCCTAAGAGAGCTTGATCATAATTCATGTTGTAAGGTAATTGGATAAATTTGAATCCATGATTATCCCCACCGATTTTTTTGGCCATTTGTACAATATCTTCTAAAGAAAGATGTTGGGGATCATTATCTTGAACTCTAAAGCACTCCCACGTAGCCATTCCATAAAATTTGATTTTTCCTTCATCACGTTTTTGCTCATATAATTCAAAAACAGATTTTAATTTTTCCAAAAATTCATCTTTAGAAATATCTTTTATTTGTCCCTCGATGCCATTATGCAAATACATTAAATCAATACATTCGAGATCTAAATTTTTCAAGCTTCTATCTAATTGATCAGATAAGTATGCAGTAGTCATACAGTGATAACCAGAAGTTATGTCACCCTCTTTTACAATGCCAGGTTTTCCGAGTTCACGCATTACATACTGCATAAAATCTTCTTGAATGTCTGCATCATTTGTCACATATCCATTTTTACTACTTACAAAAACTTGATTTCGAGTGATTTTTTCTTCTTGAATTAGTTCAGATATTGCCTTACCAACAGAGCGTTCTGCTTTTTGGGCACGATAATTAATTGCAGTATCAATAACATTTACACCTGATAAAACAGTCTGTTTTACTGCATTTTTTACCAATTCATCAGTTTGACTATCAGGATTTCCCAAATAGGTTCCAATTCCCACATTTGAGAGATGTAAGTTCTCAAAAATTTTAAAATTATCTAGATTGACTTGAGAATTTTTTGAAAAGTTCTTTGTTCCCTCTGATGTAGCATATCCAGAAATCATGAATTAATTAGAAATTAACTAAATTTATGTTTGTAGTAGAAATCCACCGACTAAACAACCATGAGAAATCAATATCTAGAGTAAGTTACAGTGAAAAGTATGAAAATTATAATAAAAAATAATGAATCAGTAGAAACATATCATAATGCAGGTGATGTAGTTGTTCTTCCAAAAAGCAAACTAGTTAGAAGATTTAATGAATATGGTTCTTTGATTGAAGAATACAAACTTGTGGATAAAAAAATCACACTAGAGGATGATCTTGAAAATGATCAAACTGAAATTGTTGTGACTTTACTTGTTGAAAAATAATATTGTAAATAACAAACAAACTAGAAAGAATAATGAGAAAATCATATCAAGAACAATGTACTTGATAAATCATGAATCCAAAAAAAATAATCATATTTCCAGTAATCATATTTTTAATTCTCTTCACTGTTGGGATGTTACTAAGTACTATAATAGAAATAGATAATCCAAAATCAACTCTACCTGTAATTGGACTTGATAACTGCTCGGTGTGGTATGACGGATGTAACACATGCACGATTATAACAAATCCGGAAGGCACAGAGGATTTTGCATGTACAAAAATGGCTTGTTCAGAATATGAAATGCCAATATGTTTGGAGCCAATTCCTTAATCAAATATCTACTCTAATCACATAACCAAAGAATTTCAAGGTAAAATATCGAATAAGTTAGTAAAGAAATTGTTGCAGTATAGATAGATGGGGTTAAAGAGGAATTAAGAAACCAATGACAAATAATATTCCAGTAAGACGACTAAATTTTAAAGTTGAACTCATGTAAGGAACTAGTTCATCAACAGAATCATAATTTTTTTGCAAGCCAATTCCAGATTTGATTATCAATGGAAAACTCATCAAACTAATCAAAGTCAAAATAGGCAAATAATTCAACAAAACCCCAATTACAATAACAGCATAAGCAAATAATGGGAAAATCCAAAATAATTTTCGTGCTTTGGCTTTTCCAACTGCAATCACTAATGTTTTTCTGCCTTTTGATTTATCAGCATCATGATCAGGAAATGATGCAATAAACAATACTAAAGATGATAAAGTTCCAATGACAATTCCAGCTAGAATGGATTCAATATTGACTTCACCAGATTGAATGTAGAAAGTTCCAATGACAATCATGGATCCCTTTACAGCAACAAAAAATTCACCTAAACCAGAATCAACAATCTTAGTAGAGTAAAAATAGATTGAAAGAATTGCAAAACCCAAAATTATTGCAATCAAAATACCATATGTAATAACAAAATAACTACCAATCAATGCTCCAAGTACTAAGAAAAATACACCAGCACGATAAACAGAAGAAGGTTTGAGTAATCCTTCAGGCAATACACCTGTTCCACCACTCATTTTAGTTCTAGTGGTTTTAGTATCAATTCCTCGTTTGAAATCCCAGTAATCATTAAGCAAATCAACACTTGCATGCAATGCCATCACACCTGCAAATGTCAAAAGAGCATCGAAATATTCTATCGAACCACTTTGATACCAATTTAGTGCCAATCCAGTCATTACTGCAATTACAGAAGCTAAAAGAAAACGAACTCGAATTACACGTAACCAAACTGAAATCATAAGTGATTATGCCATTTTTTAGTATAAAATTCGTTAGTTTCTATTTTAACTAAATTATATACGAAAATATTTCAAAAGGTAGTCATGAGGTTTGGAAAAATTGAAGAAAATGAGAAAATTATCAAATTTAATTTAGAATTAAAATGTAATAATTGTGAAAAAAAAGTTCCAGGAGGAATGAAAACAGGTGAAAAATATTTTCAAACAGAGGAATATTTTGCACAATTAAATGAATTCAAAAAAACATATCTTTGCGGAGTTTGTAGAGATAAAAAGAGAACAGATAATTAGATTTTTTAAACTAAAGACTCATCATTAACTTCAATAGGTTTTCTACCCATAAATCCAGATTCTTTATCATGCCAAAATTTAATTTCAGTTTCGCCATGTTTCCAACATAAGCAAACTTCATCATCAAACCTTTTTGAAGGAAAATCAAGTAATCCCTGATCTATACTTTTTATCATGACTCCAGTACTCTCTAAAATTTCAATTGATTGATAAAATTTAGTAATTGCAGTATTGAGTTTTTGTTTTAATTCCATGTATTTTTCAAAAGAATTTGTAGTAGATACAGTTAGTTGGAGTTCTTTTTCAATTTTTGTTATATCATTTTTTTTAGCCAATGAATATTCAAATTTTTTAATCACATCAGGTAATGCATCATTAGCTTCTTTTGCAGTGAAAAAGGAAAACATGAGTCTTTTCAAAAACCCTTAATTAAAAATCTTAGGTGCAAATTTATTAATCATAGATTTTATTTCATAATATGAGTGAAGATCCATTAGAAGCAATAATTTTACAAACAATTAATGGTGCAATAGCTACTATTCCAGGCTATCTTGAAGAAATTAAGGCAAGTAATGACACCCTAAAAGTAAAAAATCCTGAAGAATTTGTTTATGGAATCGTGATGGGCATGGCATTAGGAATGAGTGGAGCAATATTGAGTGCACAAGAAAAACCACCCACTCCAGAGGATCAAATGAGAGTCAGAGACATAATATACAAACACATTCCAGAAATCCGTGAAAGAATTTTCAATTGACAAAATTCAAGGAATCAGAAATTAGTTTTCTAAAATCAATAGAGGAAGCAAGAATTGCGACATCAAATAACAACATACCACATGTTAAACCAGTTTCTTTCATATTTTATAAAAATACAATAATTATTGCCACAGATTATCAAACAAAATCATTTCAAAACATCAAAGTCAATCCTCACACAAGCATTGTAATTGACAGATATGTTCCAGGAAATCACAAAGCAGTATGTATTCAAGGACAAGTAAAAATTATTGAATCAGGAAAAGAGTTTGCAGAATATTATGAAATGTTTTATGAAAAATTTCAATGGGTAAAAAATGACCCATGGAAGGAAAATGAGGCACCATTTTTACAAATTATTCCAAAAAACCATACAAGTTGGGGATTAAATTAAAAAATTATTCAATTTTATATCTTAAAATTGCTAAAACAGAGTCATCAATTTCAAGTTTTTGAATAATCTTTGGAGACATGGCAAACTCAATTCTACATGAAGTATTTTTTGCCTCTTCTAACATTTTAAGAATATTTTTGAATTGAGGTTTGGTATGAAACAGTGTAGAAACAATTAGGGTTTCCACACTTCCCATTTTTAGCGCACGATTAATTATATTATTTCTTTTAGCAGTTAGTCCTTCCTTAACTAATTTCTCATATTTTTGCATCAATTCTTCCATGTGTTTTTTTCTATACTCATAAAGATGATGAATGATTATCTTATGGATGTCCTTAATAGGAGTTGTAAAAGACAAACCTTCAACAAATCTGCATTTAGAAGTTAATTCAGAATTTAATTCATCGTAGAATTCCGTTTTGCCATTACCACTACCTCCCAAAAGAATTAATTCAGAATTATCAGACATCAGTCTAACTTTATTTGCAACTTTTTTGAAAAAGACATGAATTTTTGTTTGTCTTGCTCTCAAAAATCTTCCCTGACTTTGTCCACCTTTTTTATGCCTTCCTTGTAAATCAATTTTTAATTTAGATTCTTGAATAATTTGACTGCCAATGAATTTTTGTATTCTGGCAGTTTTTTGATCAACTGTTACTATCAAAATAGTATAATTGGTTTTAAGAATATCAGAAAAAGGTTTGACATATGGTTTTTTGTTTACGATGTAAAGATAAGGTAATTTTTTTGAAGTGCCAATTACTTTGAGATGAATTTTACCATCAACAATCCAACCAAAAAGACATAATGTTTTAGTAAATTTACCAACAGATACAGGATTTTTTTTTAATTCTAAAATCTTATTTTCAATTTTCTTTTTAATTTTTTCAACAGAATCCGATCTTTTAGTTTCTTGTAATAATTGAATTGTGTTTTCACCTTTACCATAAGGATAGTAAACAGAAACACATTGACCTTTGACTTCCTTTAATTCAAATACAAATTGATTAATGGACAGCCACTCAGAAGGGTCAATTTCAGAAAATTGGGATACAGACACAGAATTCGAAGAAATTACTTTTTTAATAAGAGTTTGAAATGGAGGTTAAAAAGGCCAAATTCATTGAGTGATGTTTAGTAAATGGCACAAAAAAGTGATAATTTGTCCTAAAAAGTCGTTTTTTTTGAATAAATTTGAAATAGCTTATATACTAATAGCGTTGTGAAATACTGTATTATTTTGGTTCAAGAAGTTTCGAATATGGATACACTTTGTGGTCGTTGTGGAAAACACGGAATTACCACAGATACTGTAACTGGAGAAAGATTTTGTGGCAAATGTGGATATGTAATTACTGAAACCCTACAGGACGCAGGACCTGAATGGAGATCATTTTCAAAAGATGGAGGAGCAGATCCAACACGAACTGGTGCACCAACATCATTGACAATGCACGACAGAGGACTTGCAACAATCATCAATCCGCTAAACAAAGATGCATCTGGAAAACCATTATCAACTTCAATGAAAAGTACAATCGAACGTCTTAGAACTTGGGACAGCAGAAGTAAAGTAAATGCATCATCAGATAAAAATCTCAGACAAGCACTAAGTGAGCTTGCTACATTAAAAGACAAACTTTCACTTTCAGATTCAGTTATAGAAAAAGCAGCTTACATTTACAGAAAAGCTTTAGAAAAAGGATTAGTTAAAGGACGTTCCATTTCTGCATTAATTGCATCAGCATTGTATGCAGCATGTAGAGATACCGAAACTCCAAGAACGCTAAAAGATGTTGCAGATGCAGGAAACATTAAGAAAAAAGACATCGCAAGATGTTATAGACTATTACATAGAGAATTAGAATTAAAAATGCCAGTAGTTGATCCAACACAATGTGTTGCAAAAATTGCAAGTAAGTT
This window of the Candidatus Nitrosomarinus catalina genome carries:
- a CDS encoding cyclophilin-like fold protein, giving the protein MSNASVSRKQLILEIDGKRKLTCDLKRHLSPRTVGTIMRSLPLEGNSHLLGKSIVYFETSVDSGIERARSEFKKGDVAFLPSTGSFCFFVGNVESAKKMTPIGKFTDDENVLKNVKSGDVIRLYEETT
- a CDS encoding DNA-directed RNA polymerase subunit K → MSSAEEPKVITPESETLETEADPNLGLNKALDTYRKLIEKNTDNPTEPLTDKEQSNLENRIKEIEEREVVEKIEDHDPVEIPCEKGKITIGPPTLTRFEQARIMGARALQLSLGAPPFIEIPKNARISLDISMEELEKKVIPITIRRVLPNGDYQNIPIDYFI
- a CDS encoding DNA-binding protein, producing MLMEDANEPKGQEQTEINIGNDPVMLTAVDVVSKLMNQNNIILKARGNSIPNAVAVANIITEKMLRGVTKIEKINLDTLEKAGIGKMTSTVEIIINKI
- a CDS encoding transcriptional regulator; the encoded protein is MLLPAEIESKTLIPALRAILAKKLAEEHDIREDEISKMLGVTQAAISNYIRGTRGDPSLIAKLLSEKQVAQLIDELCENLASDLAYTPSSLSKFIGLCNYIKSSLLICEIHHNLESNIDEQVCKECENMLLKGPGSVY
- a CDS encoding asparagine synthase C-terminal domain-containing protein, with the protein product MEDYSSKIYQILEKSCDSSKSQLIALSGGLDSSILANFIKKRKTHGIAIISKDFVSTDLTYCQIISKETNIPLTIYNATTSEILDAVEKTIKILKNFNDIEIRNNVVMYLAIKWAKENNYESIITGDGADELFAGYNFLVNKPENELDAEIKRVCSIMHFPSQKIGEQLGIKIESPFLTEELIKIANEIPSNLKIKQEKETRYGKWILRKTFENHIPLQIVWRKKSPMQDGAGTVGLTNLFESIINEEKFVEKKLTVKKEDNVVIRSKESMYYYEIYKKLYGIPVNDKASTQCPYCKHEVMSSKFCRMCGAFPI
- a CDS encoding YHS domain-containing protein, which gives rise to MPVDPVCGIELDEDIALIHDHNGKNFYFCCNGCRKIFIKKPRKYKNNV
- a CDS encoding aldo/keto reductase, with amino-acid sequence MISGYATSEGTKNFSKNSQVNLDNFKIFENLHLSNVGIGTYLGNPDSQTDELVKNAVKQTVLSGVNVIDTAINYRAQKAERSVGKAISELIQEEKITRNQVFVSSKNGYVTNDADIQEDFMQYVMRELGKPGIVKEGDITSGYHCMTTAYLSDQLDRSLKNLDLECIDLMYLHNGIEGQIKDISKDEFLEKLKSVFELYEQKRDEGKIKFYGMATWECFRVQDNDPQHLSLEDIVQMAKKIGGDNHGFKFIQLPYNMNYDQALLGKNQIIGNKPVSILESAVTLGIGVFTSVPFMQGRLLSPGVMPEFSDLKSSLRALQFIRSSPGVLAPLVGQKSAEHVSENLEIMKIPPLSNEDFVALVKKLTS
- a CDS encoding prenyltransferase; this translates as MISVWLRVIRVRFLLASVIAVMTGLALNWYQSGSIEYFDALLTFAGVMALHASVDLLNDYWDFKRGIDTKTTRTKMSGGTGVLPEGLLKPSSVYRAGVFFLVLGALIGSYFVITYGILIAIILGFAILSIYFYSTKIVDSGLGEFFVAVKGSMIVIGTFYIQSGEVNIESILAGIVIGTLSSLVLFIASFPDHDADKSKGRKTLVIAVGKAKARKLFWIFPLFAYAVIVIGVLLNYLPILTLISLMSFPLIIKSGIGLQKNYDSVDELVPYMSSTLKFSRLTGILFVIGFLIPL
- a CDS encoding DUF2203 domain-containing protein, producing MFSFFTAKEANDALPDVIKKFEYSLAKKNDITKIEKELQLTVSTTNSFEKYMELKQKLNTAITKFYQSIEILESTGVMIKSIDQGLLDFPSKRFDDEVCLCWKHGETEIKFWHDKESGFMGRKPIEVNDESLV
- a CDS encoding pyridoxamine 5'-phosphate oxidase family protein, with protein sequence MTKFKESEISFLKSIEEARIATSNNNIPHVKPVSFIFYKNTIIIATDYQTKSFQNIKVNPHTSIVIDRYVPGNHKAVCIQGQVKIIESGKEFAEYYEMFYEKFQWVKNDPWKENEAPFLQIIPKNHTSWGLN
- a CDS encoding Vms1/Ankzf1 family peptidyl-tRNA hydrolase gives rise to the protein MSVSQFSEIDPSEWLSINQFVFELKEVKGQCVSVYYPYGKGENTIQLLQETKRSDSVEKIKKKIENKILELKKNPVSVGKFTKTLCLFGWIVDGKIHLKVIGTSKKLPYLYIVNKKPYVKPFSDILKTNYTILIVTVDQKTARIQKFIGSQIIQESKLKIDLQGRHKKGGQSQGRFLRARQTKIHVFFKKVANKVRLMSDNSELILLGGSGNGKTEFYDELNSELTSKCRFVEGLSFTTPIKDIHKIIIHHLYEYRKKHMEELMQKYEKLVKEGLTAKRNNIINRALKMGSVETLIVSTLFHTKPQFKNILKMLEEAKNTSCRIEFAMSPKIIQKLEIDDSVLAILRYKIE
- a CDS encoding transcription initiation factor IIB, with the protein product MDTLCGRCGKHGITTDTVTGERFCGKCGYVITETLQDAGPEWRSFSKDGGADPTRTGAPTSLTMHDRGLATIINPLNKDASGKPLSTSMKSTIERLRTWDSRSKVNASSDKNLRQALSELATLKDKLSLSDSVIEKAAYIYRKALEKGLVKGRSISALIASALYAACRDTETPRTLKDVADAGNIKKKDIARCYRLLHRELELKMPVVDPTQCVAKIASKLQISEKTKRYGIKVLREAQEHEESAGKDPMGLAAAALYLSCVKNGEDRTQRDIAEAANVTEVTIRNRYKGLRLDQSIER